The following proteins come from a genomic window of Aequorivita marisscotiae:
- a CDS encoding lipid-binding SYLF domain-containing protein — translation MKTKNLFTIVMLFIGAYIFAQNAEDKKIIRDAEQSKAAFIEANPKMQDYFDDAKAYAIFPNVGKGAIIIGAASGNGAVYERGVLVGMANMKQLDIGAQIGGKAYSEVIFFKTDKAVQKFMDDDFQFGSNVSAIAVDHAPPSLDISYNDGVAVFTLQKEGLMAEVSVGGQRFDFEEFD, via the coding sequence ATGAAAACGAAAAATCTTTTTACGATAGTAATGCTATTTATAGGTGCTTACATCTTCGCGCAGAATGCAGAGGACAAAAAAATTATTCGGGATGCCGAACAATCTAAAGCCGCATTTATTGAAGCTAATCCAAAAATGCAAGACTATTTTGATGATGCCAAGGCATATGCAATATTTCCGAATGTAGGAAAAGGAGCCATAATTATTGGTGCCGCTTCAGGAAATGGTGCCGTTTACGAACGAGGGGTACTCGTAGGAATGGCAAATATGAAACAACTGGATATTGGCGCACAGATAGGTGGAAAAGCCTATAGCGAAGTAATATTCTTTAAAACGGACAAAGCTGTTCAGAAATTTATGGACGACGATTTTCAGTTTGGATCAAATGTTTCGGCTATTGCTGTAGATCACGCTCCGCCTTCATTAGATATTTCGTATAACGATGGCGTTGCAGTTTTTACCTTGCAAAAGGAAGGATTAATGGCCGAAGTATCGGTTGGAGGTCAACGATTCGATTTTGAAGAATTTGATTAA
- a CDS encoding DUF6268 family outer membrane beta-barrel protein, translating to MKKLLLFTILLPCFVSAQEYVDIFRLGYGQTFNNKFEDTGSSTYVKSFEVGVTLPIVLNENHALVTGADFSRNNLQLFPETEFTSLYSANLKLGLASTWSEKWSTTIVLLPKIASDYKNISEADFYFGGFAVLKLKRNDKLKYRFGLYATQEAFGLFTTPIFGWYYLSANKRFEMDMSLPISADVSYKLGATTIGMDYFGIGRSYNVHYENAPTLYADLSSLEFASYLQFNVMEESVLLRAKLGYSSNNYEMYAEGEKMDLGISAFSFGDDRTQLNPSLSGGVFLKFEAIYRFHIKGKIEVQEQSFD from the coding sequence TTGAAAAAACTATTACTATTTACAATCCTTTTGCCATGCTTTGTTTCCGCACAGGAATATGTAGATATTTTCCGACTAGGGTACGGTCAAACATTCAATAATAAGTTTGAAGATACGGGCAGCAGTACATATGTAAAATCTTTTGAAGTAGGCGTAACGCTACCCATCGTTCTTAATGAAAACCACGCATTGGTTACTGGTGCAGATTTCAGTCGAAATAATCTACAACTTTTTCCAGAAACTGAATTTACTAGTCTTTATAGTGCCAATTTAAAATTGGGACTGGCATCTACCTGGTCAGAAAAATGGAGTACTACCATTGTTTTGCTTCCCAAAATTGCCTCCGATTACAAAAACATTTCTGAAGCCGACTTCTATTTTGGTGGTTTTGCAGTATTGAAATTAAAGCGAAATGATAAGTTAAAATATCGTTTCGGTTTATATGCAACCCAGGAAGCGTTCGGGCTTTTCACCACCCCTATTTTTGGATGGTACTACCTAAGCGCAAATAAACGGTTTGAAATGGATATGAGCCTTCCCATTTCGGCAGATGTAAGTTACAAATTAGGAGCCACTACTATTGGAATGGATTACTTCGGAATTGGGCGAAGCTATAATGTACATTATGAAAATGCACCCACCCTATACGCAGACCTCAGTTCTTTGGAATTTGCGAGTTATTTGCAATTCAATGTAATGGAAGAAAGTGTGCTATTGCGTGCAAAACTTGGCTATTCCAGTAATAATTACGAAATGTATGCCGAAGGCGAAAAGATGGATTTGGGCATTTCGGCCTTTAGTTTTGGCGACGATCGCACCCAGTTAAATCCTTCGCTTAGTGGCGGTGTTTTTTTGAAATTTGAAGCTATTTACAGGTTTCATATTAAAGGAAAAATTGAAGTTCAAGAGCAAAGTTTCGATTAA
- a CDS encoding protein-disulfide reductase DsbD family protein, with translation MKKIFFLLLLVSFGSVQSQILDPVSWTTSIKKISETEYDLIAKATIEDNWHLYSQVVPEDGPLPTVFTFEENNAYKSVGEVKEGKGVTEHDPVFDMVITFFSHTATFTKRIALTGNEGTTIKGEVEFMVCDDTRCLPPNYVDLVFKIPAPAKNSETNVVPESTDNSELTDTTTENIEDTLTAQNTEVVKDSVQTTSETSKAAIKQTKKQENRGLWTIFVVAFLFGFTALLTPCVFPMIPMTVSFFTKQSKSRAAGIKNAIIYGIAIIVIYVFLGAIVTWFFGADALNALSTNVWFNFFFFLLLVIFALSFLGAFEIMLPNSWANKVDKQAGRGGMIGIFFMALALAIVSFSCTGPIIGTLLVEAASKGGIAPFVGMFGFSLALAMPFALFAAFPGWMNSLPKSGGWLNTVKVFLGFLELALAFKFLSNADLVLQLHWLEREVFLAIWIAVFGALTLYLFGKFKLPHDSPIDHLSVGRLSLGLVVAAFTIYLIPGLWGAPLKLISGFPPPMQYSESPYGVGFTKMSSGGSTSTAEFPEGAHLGPHDILAFHDYETGLAYAKKVGKPVLVDFTGHACVNCRKMEERVWSEPKILKLLNQDIVLISLYVDDKRPLPEDEVFVSEISGKKLKYIGQKWSEFQIKRYKANAQPFYVLMDHNEENLIDPVGYTPDIDEYYSWLQKGTAAFQN, from the coding sequence ATGAAAAAAATTTTCTTTTTACTGCTGCTTGTTTCGTTCGGTTCTGTACAATCGCAGATTCTAGATCCTGTATCTTGGACAACAAGCATCAAGAAAATATCAGAAACGGAATACGATTTAATTGCAAAAGCCACTATTGAAGACAATTGGCATTTATATTCGCAAGTAGTGCCCGAGGATGGCCCTTTGCCAACGGTTTTTACTTTTGAAGAAAATAATGCATACAAATCTGTAGGCGAAGTAAAGGAAGGAAAAGGCGTTACCGAACACGATCCGGTTTTTGATATGGTTATTACTTTCTTTTCGCACACGGCCACATTTACCAAGCGAATAGCTCTAACCGGCAATGAAGGCACTACCATAAAAGGCGAAGTAGAGTTTATGGTATGTGACGATACGCGCTGTTTGCCACCAAACTATGTAGATTTAGTTTTTAAAATTCCCGCGCCAGCCAAAAATTCTGAAACGAACGTTGTTCCTGAATCAACAGATAATTCAGAACTTACCGATACTACCACTGAAAATATTGAAGACACCTTAACTGCTCAAAATACAGAAGTGGTTAAAGATAGTGTTCAAACTACTTCCGAAACTTCGAAAGCAGCAATTAAGCAAACAAAAAAACAGGAAAATAGAGGGCTGTGGACCATTTTTGTCGTGGCGTTTCTATTCGGGTTTACAGCATTGCTAACTCCCTGTGTTTTCCCGATGATACCTATGACTGTAAGCTTTTTCACAAAGCAAAGCAAGTCGCGAGCCGCGGGTATTAAAAATGCTATTATATACGGTATTGCAATAATTGTAATTTACGTATTTCTGGGTGCAATAGTAACTTGGTTTTTTGGTGCCGATGCGCTCAATGCGTTATCTACCAATGTTTGGTTTAACTTTTTCTTCTTTTTATTGCTTGTAATTTTTGCGCTTTCCTTTTTAGGAGCATTTGAAATAATGTTACCCAATTCGTGGGCGAATAAAGTAGATAAGCAAGCGGGACGTGGCGGAATGATTGGAATCTTTTTTATGGCCTTGGCATTGGCCATTGTTTCGTTTTCATGTACGGGACCTATTATAGGAACGCTTTTGGTTGAAGCGGCTTCAAAAGGAGGCATCGCACCATTTGTTGGAATGTTTGGATTCTCCCTGGCCTTGGCAATGCCTTTCGCGCTCTTCGCAGCCTTTCCGGGATGGATGAATTCGCTTCCAAAATCTGGTGGATGGCTTAATACCGTAAAGGTATTCTTAGGATTTTTAGAACTTGCTTTGGCATTCAAATTTCTTTCCAATGCAGATTTAGTTCTTCAACTGCACTGGTTGGAAAGAGAAGTTTTCTTAGCCATTTGGATTGCAGTTTTTGGAGCTTTAACACTGTATTTATTCGGAAAATTCAAACTTCCGCACGATTCGCCTATAGATCATTTATCTGTGGGTAGATTGAGTTTAGGTTTGGTTGTAGCTGCGTTTACCATATATTTAATTCCAGGCTTGTGGGGAGCACCTTTAAAATTAATAAGCGGTTTCCCACCCCCGATGCAGTATAGCGAATCTCCTTATGGGGTTGGTTTTACTAAAATGAGTAGTGGTGGTAGTACTAGTACGGCTGAATTTCCGGAAGGTGCCCATCTTGGACCACATGATATTCTGGCATTCCACGATTACGAAACCGGTTTGGCCTATGCCAAAAAAGTAGGTAAACCAGTACTTGTAGATTTCACAGGTCATGCGTGTGTTAATTGTCGAAAAATGGAGGAACGCGTTTGGAGCGAACCAAAAATATTGAAATTGCTAAATCAGGATATCGTGCTAATTTCGCTCTATGTGGATGATAAAAGACCCCTACCCGAAGACGAAGTTTTTGTTTCTGAAATATCTGGAAAGAAGTTAAAATATATAGGGCAAAAATGGAGCGAATTTCAAATTAAGCGATACAAAGCAAATGCCCAACCGTTCTATGTTTTGATGGATCATAACGAAGAAAATTTAATAGATCCGGTAGGTTACACCCCCGATATTGACGAATATTACAGCTGGCTTCAAAAAGGTACCGCCGCCTTTCAAAATTAA
- a CDS encoding aminotransferase class V-fold PLP-dependent enzyme, with protein sequence MITSEENIKTSSLEKYFEPFRNNIVGINQEFESPFGRKKIIYTDWTASGRLYGPIEEKMLKDFGPFVANTHTETSVTGTAMTKAYHEARKIIKKHVNANDQDVLITCDSGMTGAINKFQRILGLKIPENIKKYTNIPDEIRPVVFVTHMEHHSNQTSWLETIADVVVVPPNDNVLVCMEAFARTVEKYKERPIKIAAVTSCSNVTGIQTPYHEIAKLMHKNDGLCFVDFACSAPYVSINMHPEEEGTHLDAIFFSPHKFLGGPGSSGVLIFNNNLYKNTIPDNPGGGTVSWTNPWGNHKYIDDIETREDGGTPGFLQTIRTALSIKLKDKMGIENILKREHELLEIIFEKLESIPNLKILAPHTQNRLAVISFYIEDLHFNLGVKLLNDRFGIQTRGGCSCAGTYGHYLLHVDQETSNTITCEIDGGNLTHKPGWIRMSFNPTSTNAEAHFVCDAIAQLAANFSDWSKDYKYNAQSNEFFHKQEVPDNKMEHWFTF encoded by the coding sequence ATGATTACTTCCGAAGAAAACATAAAAACATCGTCCCTTGAAAAGTATTTTGAGCCTTTTCGAAATAATATTGTGGGCATTAATCAAGAATTTGAATCTCCCTTTGGAAGAAAGAAAATTATTTACACAGATTGGACCGCAAGTGGCCGTTTATACGGTCCAATTGAAGAGAAAATGCTCAAGGATTTTGGGCCCTTTGTAGCCAATACCCACACCGAAACTTCGGTAACGGGCACCGCAATGACAAAGGCCTATCACGAAGCACGAAAAATCATTAAAAAGCATGTAAATGCCAACGATCAGGACGTGCTCATTACTTGCGATAGCGGAATGACAGGTGCTATAAATAAATTTCAAAGAATTTTAGGCCTCAAAATTCCCGAAAACATAAAGAAGTACACTAACATTCCGGATGAAATTAGACCCGTGGTTTTTGTAACGCATATGGAGCATCACAGTAACCAAACCTCTTGGCTCGAAACCATTGCCGATGTTGTGGTAGTGCCGCCAAACGACAATGTATTGGTCTGTATGGAAGCTTTTGCCAGAACAGTTGAAAAATATAAGGAACGGCCCATAAAAATAGCTGCGGTAACAAGCTGCTCTAACGTTACGGGAATTCAAACACCCTATCACGAAATTGCAAAACTAATGCATAAGAACGACGGTCTCTGTTTTGTAGATTTTGCTTGCTCGGCACCCTACGTTTCCATTAATATGCATCCCGAGGAGGAAGGAACGCATTTGGACGCAATTTTCTTTTCGCCCCATAAATTTTTAGGTGGTCCAGGATCCAGCGGCGTGTTAATTTTTAATAATAATCTTTATAAAAACACCATTCCCGATAATCCGGGAGGAGGTACGGTTTCGTGGACCAATCCTTGGGGAAATCACAAATATATTGACGATATTGAAACCCGAGAAGACGGCGGTACACCTGGATTTCTTCAAACTATTCGCACAGCTCTTTCTATTAAATTGAAAGACAAAATGGGGATTGAAAATATTTTAAAACGCGAACACGAACTTTTAGAAATTATCTTTGAAAAGCTAGAAAGTATTCCCAATCTAAAAATTCTGGCACCCCATACTCAAAACAGATTGGCGGTAATTAGTTTTTATATTGAAGATTTACATTTCAATTTAGGCGTAAAATTGCTCAACGACCGTTTTGGCATTCAGACCCGCGGGGGTTGCTCATGCGCCGGCACGTACGGTCATTACCTACTTCACGTAGATCAGGAAACTTCAAATACAATTACTTGCGAGATAGATGGCGGCAATCTTACACATAAGCCGGGATGGATACGCATGTCTTTCAATCCTACGAGTACCAATGCCGAAGCCCATTTTGTTTGCGATGCCATTGCCCAATTGGCAGCCAATTTTTCAGATTGGAGCAAGGATTATAAATACAATGCCCAAAGCAATGAGTTTTTTCATAAGCAGGAAGTTCCCGATAATAAAATGGAGCATTGGTTTACGTTCTAG